A region of the Muricauda sp. MAR_2010_75 genome:
AAACGGGACATTGATGCCATGTATGTCATCCTTCCCTTTGAAAAGGAATTTTACGAAAAAAAACATGGTTTTCCCGTTCAATTTGTGGGTCATCCGTTAATCGATGCCATTGAAAACACCCCCATTGTTGATGAAGCTACTTTTAGAAAGGAAAACGATTTGGACGCGGAAAAACCCATTATCGCATTGCTTCCTGGAAGTCGTAGACAGGAAGTCCAAAAAATGTTGGACGTTATGCTCTCCATTAAAGGCGATTTTCCGGCATACCAATTTGTCATTGCCGGGGCTCCCAGCCTTCCCGATGAATTCTATTTCCCTTTTTTAAAAGGGGATAAAGTCGGTTACGTTTCCAACAAAACCTATTCACTTTTAAAACATTCCCACGCCGCTTTGGTCACCAGTGGAACGGCTACTTTGGAGACAGCTCTTTTTGAAATCCCTCAAGTGGTATGCTATAAGGGCAATTGGATTTCCTACCAAATCGCCAAGCGAATCATCACCCTGGATTTTATTTCCCTTGTAAATCTCATCATGGGAAAAGAAGTTGTCAAAGAACTGATTCAAAATGAATTAACTTCAAAAAAACTTAAAAAAGAACTTTTTAAAATTGTTGCTGGCAAGGAGCGCGAACGCATTTTGGAAGACTACAAAATCCTAAAGAAAAAATTGGGTGGAAAAGGCGCCAGTCAATTGGCGGCCCAATTTATCGTTGAAAATGCTTAGATTTAGCGTCCAAGAAAGTAATACTATTTCTTGGATGTTACGTAAAACCATTTTCTTACTGCTTTTTCTTGCCGTGGTTGCCTGCGGTCCGGGCAAGAGAAAACGAACCTACAGCAAGACCCGAACCGTTACGGTAGAGGGGTCAACCGAAGACACATCCCCAAAAAAATCCAGAAAAGAAGAAAAGCTGAATGCCAAGGCAGAGGCCATTATTTCCACCGCTATGGGCTATTCTGGAACACGTTACAAATATGGGGGCACCACCAAAAAAGGCATGGATTGTTCAGGATTGGTCTATGTTTCCCTAAGGGAAAACGACATTCTTTTTCCCAGGGTCTCTCACCAAATGGCCCAAGAAGGTCAGCGAATCCAGGTGGATGAAGTACAAAAAGGGGATCTCCTTTATTTTAAGACCGGCAAAAGCGGAAAACGTGTCAACCATGTGGGCTTGGTCGTGGAAGTGGAAGGTGATGACATTAAATTTATACACGCCACAACCTCCAGGGGTGTTTTGGTATCCTCGCTACGGGAAGGATATTGGAACTATGCCTTTGTGAAGGCCATGCGTATTTTGTAGTGCGTTTGTTCAGTTTTGTGTCCGTCAAGCTATGCTTGTGCTTGATTGTGGGCATAATTTTAGGTTTCTATCTTGAGGTCGCTCCACTTTTCCCGTTGCTGGCGATGCTCCTATTTTTCCCTGTACTTTATTGGCTGCGCAAAAAGCAGTCTCGAGAAGGGCTGCCTTATTTTGAAATCGCAACAGCCTTTACCGCTGTCTCACTAGGCATATTTGTGGTTGCCATGGGCATGGGTACAAGCTTGGAAAATCATTATTCCCAGCATGATTTTGAAAAAGAAAGCTTGTGGCACCTAAAGGTGCGGGAAGTATTAAAACCAAACCCCTATTCCCAACGTTATGTTGCCCAAGTCATTTCTTTGGATGATCAAGAGGTAGTTGGAAAGGTACTGTTGAATCTTCCTGTTCATTCAACTCACACAAAGTTGAAGGTGGATGATGAATTTTTTGTGCTTTCCTCCGCTGAAGCTATCCGTCCACCACTGAATCCGCATCAGTTTGACTATAAAGATTATCTACGGAAGCAGGCCATCCATTATCAGGTTAGAGCAACATATAACACTATTCTAATTGCCGATAATCCCTCAACAACGCTTTTGGGATTGGCATCAAATGCCCGGGAACATATCATTTCAAAATTGAAAAAAGAACCCTTTGGCCCAGATGAACTCAGTGTGATTCAAGCACTGCTGTTGGGCCAGCGGGATGACATTTCGGAAAGCACCTATAATGATTATAAAAATGCGGGTGCAGTCCATATTTTGGCTGTATCTGGGCTCCATGTGGGCATTTTGCTCTTGCTTTTGCAATTTTTGCTATTACCCTTAGAGCGTTTCCCGAAGGGAAAAACCGCAAAACTGGTGTTGGTGGTATTATTGCTTTGGACGTATGCTTTTGTGGCCGGACTGTCCCCATCCATTGTTCGGGCGGTGACCATGTTCTCGTTTTTAGCCTATGCCATGCACTTGAATCGACCTACCAATTCCTTCAACATTATTGCATTGTCCATACTATTTATTCTGCTGATAAAGCCCTTGTTTTTGTTTCAGGTTGGGTTTCAAATGAGTTATGCCGCAGTATTTACCATTGTTTGGATCTACCCGAAATTGCAGAAGTTTTGGTTTCCTGAAAATGTGGTTGTTCGGAAAACTTGGCAATTACTTTCCGTGAGCATCGCAGCGCAGTTAGGTGTTTTGCCCATCAGTCTGTTCTATTTCCATCAGTTTCCCGCCTTGTTTTTTATCTCCAACCTAGTGATCATTCCTTTTTTGGGGTTGATTTTGGGCATGGGTATTTTGATTATTGTTCTATCATTGGCAAACCAACTACCCGCATTTCTGGTCACGGCTTATGATTGGATCATTGGAATAATGAATGCAGTGGTAAACTGGGTAGCGAAGCAAGAAGGGTTTATCATCAAGGACATTCCTTTTGATTCCGTTCAGTTGATTTTGGGGTACTTCGCGATTATTTCTTTAGTGTTGTTTCTATCCCGACCCAAACGAAAAATTGCCTTGGTATTATTCGCTGGAATCATTACACTACAAGGTTGGGCCATTTGGAACCAGTTTCAACTCCAACAAAAAGAAAGTCTCATCTTGGTCCACAGAACGCGAAACACCATTTTGTTGCATCAAACTGGAAATGTATTGCAGGTATTCGCACAAGACACCACAAATCTTGGTAATACTATAAAGGATTATGCTGTTTCGGAACGCATCCAACACCTATCCAAAAACCTAATTCAGAACAGTTATTTGCTCAATCAAAAAAGATTGTATGTCATGGACAGCATGGTGCTATATCCTATGAGTAAAGATTTAGATTTTCTGCTGCTCACCCAATCGCCAAAAATTAATTTGGAAAGGTTGTTGGATTCCATTCAACCCAAAATGGTGTTGGCGGATGGAAGCAATTATAGGAGTTACGCAGAGCGTTGGAAAGAAACTTGTGCCCAAAAAGAAATCCCTTTCCACTACACCGGCGAAAAGGGATACTATGTTTTTGATTTAGAAAAACCTTAATGAACGTTGCCCATGAGGCGCTTCATCAAAGGAGCAAAAATCAAGACGACAACACCGGCCACCAAGGAATATTTGGCAATAAGTGCAAAACCATCCAGATAAACAGAAAGTGTTTCCAAGCCTCCCACGTTTTTGTCCGTACTTTCTATAGCCAATTGCTTGGAAATAAATCCTACAATCTGAAATGCATAGGAGGATGACAGGAACCATACCCCCATCATAAAGGCCACGATTCGTTTTGGTGAGAGGTCCGTTATTTTGGAAAGTCCTACGGGCGACATGAACAATTCCCCAACGGAAATCAAGAAATACAACGCCAACAAGTATGAAAAAGGAACCATTCCGTTTTCATCGGCACTGCCTCCACTCAAGGAAACCACATAAAATGCCAATCCCGCAAGCACAAGACCCATTCCAAATTTATAAGGTGTTCTTGGATTGAGTTTTTTCTTTGCCAAATAGGTCCACATCACGGAAATTGGAATGGACAGCAATACAATGAAAATTGAATTTAAGGCATTGGTCTGACTGGCATTGATAATGGAAAGGTTTACATTTCGAGCAGCGAAAAGCGTAATTACGCTGCCGTGAAGTTCATGAAACCCCCAGAAAATGGTCATGAAAAATGTAATCAATAAGGCCATAAAGAGTTTTTTACGTTCATCTGCCGTAGCCTTTACCATTATAGTGGCCATATAGACCAAAATGGCTATTCCAATCAATTTGAACAATACATTTACAATATTCTGATCTTCAAAAAAAGAACCTTCCCCACCCAAAGATTTATAGGAATAGAGCAAAAAAGCAATTAAAGGTGCCGATAGAAATGCTACAGCCGGAATAAAATGCTTTTGGGGAATCCCAAAAACTCTTCTTTCATAGACTTCCATACTTGGCGGTTTTCCGCCTTCCCCAAATACATTCTTTTTGATTCCGCTCCAGAAAAACAGCAATCCTGTCAACATTCCAATTCCGGCCAAACCAAAACCATAATGCCAGCCGTAAGTGGCTCCCAACCATCCACACAGTAAAGGTGCAATAGCCCCTCCAATATTTATCCCCATATAAAAAATG
Encoded here:
- the lpxB gene encoding lipid-A-disaccharide synthase — protein: MKYYIIAGEASGDLHGSNLIKGLKKEDPSAIIRCWGGDLMQQAGGQLAKHYKDMAFMGFLEVIANIPTIFKNISFCKQDIKKFNPDAVIFIDFSGFNLRIAKWAKKNGFKTNYYISPQIWASREGRIKKIKRDIDAMYVILPFEKEFYEKKHGFPVQFVGHPLIDAIENTPIVDEATFRKENDLDAEKPIIALLPGSRRQEVQKMLDVMLSIKGDFPAYQFVIAGAPSLPDEFYFPFLKGDKVGYVSNKTYSLLKHSHAALVTSGTATLETALFEIPQVVCYKGNWISYQIAKRIITLDFISLVNLIMGKEVVKELIQNELTSKKLKKELFKIVAGKERERILEDYKILKKKLGGKGASQLAAQFIVENA
- a CDS encoding ComEC/Rec2 family competence protein, whose amino-acid sequence is MGIILGFYLEVAPLFPLLAMLLFFPVLYWLRKKQSREGLPYFEIATAFTAVSLGIFVVAMGMGTSLENHYSQHDFEKESLWHLKVREVLKPNPYSQRYVAQVISLDDQEVVGKVLLNLPVHSTHTKLKVDDEFFVLSSAEAIRPPLNPHQFDYKDYLRKQAIHYQVRATYNTILIADNPSTTLLGLASNAREHIISKLKKEPFGPDELSVIQALLLGQRDDISESTYNDYKNAGAVHILAVSGLHVGILLLLLQFLLLPLERFPKGKTAKLVLVVLLLWTYAFVAGLSPSIVRAVTMFSFLAYAMHLNRPTNSFNIIALSILFILLIKPLFLFQVGFQMSYAAVFTIVWIYPKLQKFWFPENVVVRKTWQLLSVSIAAQLGVLPISLFYFHQFPALFFISNLVIIPFLGLILGMGILIIVLSLANQLPAFLVTAYDWIIGIMNAVVNWVAKQEGFIIKDIPFDSVQLILGYFAIISLVLFLSRPKRKIALVLFAGIITLQGWAIWNQFQLQQKESLILVHRTRNTILLHQTGNVLQVFAQDTTNLGNTIKDYAVSERIQHLSKNLIQNSYLLNQKRLYVMDSMVLYPMSKDLDFLLLTQSPKINLERLLDSIQPKMVLADGSNYRSYAERWKETCAQKEIPFHYTGEKGYYVFDLEKP
- a CDS encoding peptide MFS transporter, which encodes MSEIMKPANEKTLFGHPVGLFYLFFAELWERFSFYGMRALLTLYMVNVIFEALSTRDYAAAAVYASYGSLVYASTVIGGKISDSILGMRASIFLGGVLMALGHFVLAIENDVAFFLALAFIIVGNGFFKPNISTFVGTLYEDGDAKKDSGFTIFYMGINIGGAIAPLLCGWLGATYGWHYGFGLAGIGMLTGLLFFWSGIKKNVFGEGGKPPSMEVYERRVFGIPQKHFIPAVAFLSAPLIAFLLYSYKSLGGEGSFFEDQNIVNVLFKLIGIAILVYMATIMVKATADERKKLFMALLITFFMTIFWGFHELHGSVITLFAARNVNLSIINASQTNALNSIFIVLLSIPISVMWTYLAKKKLNPRTPYKFGMGLVLAGLAFYVVSLSGGSADENGMVPFSYLLALYFLISVGELFMSPVGLSKITDLSPKRIVAFMMGVWFLSSSYAFQIVGFISKQLAIESTDKNVGGLETLSVYLDGFALIAKYSLVAGVVVLIFAPLMKRLMGNVH
- a CDS encoding C40 family peptidase, which gives rise to MLRKTIFLLLFLAVVACGPGKRKRTYSKTRTVTVEGSTEDTSPKKSRKEEKLNAKAEAIISTAMGYSGTRYKYGGTTKKGMDCSGLVYVSLRENDILFPRVSHQMAQEGQRIQVDEVQKGDLLYFKTGKSGKRVNHVGLVVEVEGDDIKFIHATTSRGVLVSSLREGYWNYAFVKAMRIL